In Spirosoma aureum, a single genomic region encodes these proteins:
- a CDS encoding glycosyltransferase — MAHSDKIILNLSALDYSGAGKFAVDFSRLLQKNGLQSYLVVKDSKVGGDGIIVYNDSVFDNALGKFQRKSFKKKLTDDHFAYDYYFYNKYETLSVVSAQKILTLIPKKPDVIFIHWVTDFINAKVIQELHRLTKAKIYWLVIDNAPLTGGCHYPWTCDGFTRSCSSCPAIRADEYKWIAEKNLSFKKKYLPDDLCLITFSQSDFVRAKQSSLFRDKHVLKLAGFVDEEKFTVGDKAAARRYFNVPADKPVLFFGASSLKEKRKGMQLLLDALTTNPADEFTLLIAGEFPTKGLKGNVRNLGYLNEDELVIAYQAATVFICPSVEDSGPMMINQSLMCGTPVVAFDTGVAQDLVIFEQTGYRAKLADAQDLAKGIAHVVNRDVSSQVALQNRCRNMALQAYGRVAFTNKLMDLVTA; from the coding sequence ATGGCCCACTCAGATAAAATTATTTTAAATCTGTCTGCTCTGGATTACAGTGGCGCCGGGAAGTTTGCCGTTGATTTTAGTCGATTACTTCAGAAAAATGGCTTACAGTCTTATTTAGTCGTTAAAGATTCTAAGGTAGGCGGTGATGGCATTATCGTCTATAACGATAGTGTGTTCGATAATGCACTTGGGAAGTTTCAGCGTAAATCATTCAAGAAAAAGCTGACAGATGACCATTTTGCCTACGACTACTACTTTTACAATAAGTATGAAACACTTTCAGTAGTGTCGGCCCAAAAGATTTTGACACTTATTCCTAAGAAACCAGATGTCATTTTCATTCACTGGGTCACCGACTTTATCAATGCCAAAGTAATTCAAGAACTACATCGGTTAACAAAGGCTAAAATTTATTGGCTCGTCATAGATAATGCTCCCCTTACGGGCGGGTGCCACTACCCCTGGACGTGCGATGGCTTTACGCGTTCCTGTTCCTCCTGCCCGGCAATTCGGGCTGACGAATACAAGTGGATTGCTGAGAAAAACCTATCATTCAAGAAAAAGTATTTACCCGATGACCTATGCCTGATTACGTTTTCACAAAGTGATTTTGTACGGGCAAAACAGTCTTCGTTATTCCGAGACAAACACGTATTAAAGCTGGCAGGCTTTGTCGATGAAGAGAAATTTACAGTGGGCGATAAGGCAGCGGCACGACGTTATTTCAATGTCCCAGCCGATAAGCCAGTTCTCTTTTTTGGAGCATCGTCGTTAAAAGAGAAGCGCAAGGGCATGCAGCTACTGTTGGATGCTTTGACTACTAATCCTGCCGATGAGTTTACGCTGTTAATCGCCGGGGAATTTCCAACAAAAGGGTTGAAAGGTAATGTCAGGAATCTGGGCTATTTAAACGAGGACGAATTGGTGATTGCCTACCAGGCGGCTACTGTATTCATATGCCCTTCTGTTGAGGATTCGGGTCCAATGATGATCAACCAATCGTTAATGTGCGGTACTCCGGTTGTGGCGTTTGATACAGGAGTCGCGCAGGACTTAGTAATCTTTGAACAAACCGGCTACCGCGCCAAACTGGCTGATGCTCAGGATCTGGCTAAGGGTATAGCCCATGTGGTAAACCGAGATGTGTCAAGCCAGGTAGCATTACAGAATCGTTGTCGTAATATGGCCCTACAGGCTTATGGTCGGGTGGCATTTACAAACAAGTTAATGGACTTAGTTACTGCCTGA
- a CDS encoding GNAT family N-acetyltransferase gives MTTQQNLLSLSSILVNARKQQYDLLYVFCDAGFSVSQDVMHLYNGRLVDHKIIYELALCEDYREPTFLIRQFDVTDDKKTLYELAYQSGEYSRYRVDQNFGEHNFKRLYNQWVDNSISGELADGVFIHKIDDSITGFVSLKKNEDTGVIGLIATDKHYRGKGIGSALLNHVKRYAIGTGMTRLEVTTQGGNETACRFYEKNLFSVKSVSNVYHCWL, from the coding sequence GTGACGACTCAACAAAATCTGTTATCCCTTAGCTCCATCCTCGTAAACGCCCGCAAACAGCAATATGACCTCCTTTATGTTTTTTGTGATGCCGGATTTTCAGTAAGCCAGGACGTGATGCATCTATATAACGGGCGACTTGTCGATCATAAAATTATCTATGAACTAGCCCTGTGCGAGGATTATAGAGAACCCACGTTTCTTATTCGACAGTTTGACGTGACTGATGATAAAAAGACCTTGTATGAACTCGCTTATCAAAGTGGTGAGTATTCCCGGTATCGAGTTGATCAAAATTTTGGTGAGCATAATTTCAAACGATTATACAATCAGTGGGTCGATAATTCCATTTCAGGGGAATTGGCCGATGGGGTCTTTATCCACAAAATAGATGATTCGATAACGGGCTTTGTCAGCCTCAAAAAAAATGAAGATACGGGTGTGATTGGGCTGATTGCAACCGATAAGCACTACCGGGGAAAGGGCATTGGCTCCGCCCTGTTGAATCACGTAAAACGGTATGCCATTGGCACTGGTATGACACGCCTTGAGGTAACCACGCAGGGAGGTAACGAAACGGCCTGTCGGTTCTATGAGAAAAACCTATTCAGTGTAAAAAGCGTGTCGAACGTGTATCATTGCTGGCTGTGA
- the rffA gene encoding dTDP-4-amino-4,6-dideoxygalactose transaminase, translating into MTPYKIPFNKPFLSGRETDYITDAVRSGKISGNGLYTHKCHQFLTKKYHFKKVLLTTSCTDALEMAAILADIQPGDEVIVPSYTFVSTALAFIRQGAHVVFADSSQANPNLDIDKLESLITDRTKAIVPVHYAGIACDMDRLMALAYKYNLLIIEDAAQAINSFYKGKPLGSIGHMAAFSFHETKNIISGEGGMLVVNAERFCRRAEIIWEKGTNRSEFFRGEVNKYEWVDIGSSFLPSEVISAFLYAQLENIELIQNRRTALWNYYYQSLMPLALAGYVRLPDIPDYATNNAHMFYLICQNIEERSALIDALKENGILAVFHYLSLHKSGYYRSKHDGRELVYSDMYTNCLVRLPLFYELTFLEIDQIVAVINGVYQPRLHAEIVDHND; encoded by the coding sequence GTGACTCCGTATAAAATTCCGTTTAATAAACCCTTCCTCTCGGGCCGGGAAACTGACTATATAACAGATGCGGTTAGATCTGGTAAAATTTCGGGCAATGGTTTATATACGCACAAGTGTCACCAGTTTCTAACGAAAAAATATCACTTCAAAAAGGTACTCTTAACAACGTCCTGTACTGACGCGCTGGAAATGGCGGCAATATTGGCCGATATACAACCGGGCGATGAGGTAATCGTGCCATCATACACATTCGTGTCAACGGCTCTGGCCTTTATCAGGCAGGGCGCACACGTTGTATTTGCGGATAGCAGTCAGGCGAATCCAAATCTGGATATTGACAAGCTGGAAAGTCTGATAACAGATCGTACCAAAGCCATTGTGCCAGTTCACTATGCCGGTATTGCCTGCGATATGGATCGCCTGATGGCATTGGCCTATAAATATAACTTACTGATAATTGAAGACGCAGCGCAGGCCATCAATTCGTTTTACAAAGGGAAACCATTGGGTTCAATTGGGCATATGGCTGCTTTCTCATTCCATGAAACAAAAAATATCATTTCCGGCGAGGGCGGAATGCTGGTTGTCAATGCGGAACGATTTTGTAGACGGGCCGAAATCATTTGGGAAAAAGGCACGAATCGCAGTGAATTCTTTCGGGGAGAGGTAAACAAATATGAGTGGGTCGATATAGGCTCTTCGTTTCTACCATCTGAAGTCATATCTGCTTTTTTATATGCCCAACTCGAAAATATCGAGCTGATTCAAAACCGGAGAACTGCTCTCTGGAACTATTACTATCAGTCATTGATGCCACTCGCCCTGGCAGGTTATGTCCGACTACCTGACATACCAGACTATGCCACCAATAACGCCCACATGTTCTATCTGATTTGTCAGAACATAGAGGAGCGTAGTGCCCTTATCGATGCATTAAAAGAAAATGGCATTCTAGCGGTTTTTCATTACCTAAGCCTGCATAAAAGCGGTTATTATCGATCTAAACACGATGGCCGGGAATTGGTCTATTCAGACATGTACACAAATTGCCTGGTTCGCCTGCCGTTATTTTATGAACTGACCTTTCTCGAGATTGATCAGATTGTGGCGGTAATTAATGGCGTTTACCAACCCCGGCTCCATGCTGAAATTGTCGATCATAACGATTAA
- a CDS encoding glycosyltransferase family 2 protein: MLKLSIITINYNNAAGLLRTVESVASQTSSDFEYIIIDGGSSDGSLDVIKQHEPELSYWISEPDQGIYHAMNKGIRQAKGEYCQFLNSGDYLLKPDVTERMLRDMPQCSILYGNKIREIGGRRIVEKSYAGRQITLLDLYRSTIFHATAYIKRSLFEQYGFYDESLKIVSDWKFYLITVGLHNEKVAYRDIDMVWFDTQGISSIQKELDRHERTEVLQKTLPAPILSDYQAFAHEGVIIKRLKQNKLCWFLILNLYRVLFRLDKLRSRE, from the coding sequence ATGCTGAAATTGTCGATCATAACGATTAATTACAACAATGCGGCCGGATTGCTCAGAACGGTAGAAAGTGTAGCCAGTCAGACATCCAGTGACTTTGAATACATCATCATCGATGGTGGCTCTAGTGATGGAAGTCTGGATGTGATAAAGCAACACGAACCTGAACTAAGCTACTGGATCAGCGAGCCTGATCAGGGTATTTATCACGCAATGAACAAGGGTATCAGGCAGGCCAAAGGCGAATATTGTCAGTTTCTGAATTCAGGAGATTATTTGCTCAAACCCGACGTAACCGAACGAATGCTGCGGGATATGCCTCAATGTAGCATTTTATACGGCAATAAAATACGCGAAATTGGTGGCCGACGAATCGTGGAAAAAAGCTATGCCGGACGTCAGATTACGCTGCTGGATCTGTATCGTTCCACAATTTTTCATGCTACAGCCTATATAAAAAGATCGCTGTTCGAACAGTATGGGTTCTACGATGAATCCCTGAAAATCGTATCGGACTGGAAATTTTACCTGATTACCGTTGGCCTGCACAATGAAAAAGTTGCGTATCGGGATATCGATATGGTCTGGTTCGATACGCAGGGCATCAGCAGTATCCAAAAGGAGTTAGATAGACACGAACGCACCGAAGTTCTTCAAAAAACATTACCTGCACCTATTCTGTCCGACTATCAGGCCTTTGCTCATGAAGGCGTAATTATTAAACGATTAAAGCAAAACAAGCTATGCTGGTTTTTAATACTGAACCTCTATCGGGTGCTGTTCAGGCTTGATAAACTCCGTTCCCGCGAATGA
- a CDS encoding methyltransferase domain-containing protein, producing the protein MKRGIINLLDKLGFIVFTKKTIKSYKVARLESVHPMLDGKGSFLKARENGGLRQKLVAERKTSWLEIGCGGTFDENFTYVDLFPETVVSQKGRYFRMDMVNATDSALERLGKFDLIRMQHVFEHFTPESGRVVLDNCAKLLNKGGYVLISTPDLKKYIEFYLSGQIRENYDWALNRIPKDSPNSFYFSIFSHSLPFEKHEWCYDAEGLIYQLEQSGLFTNIREITLDNELANIPFTHNRPNEDVCVIAQLKSI; encoded by the coding sequence ATGAAAAGAGGTATAATCAATTTGCTGGATAAATTAGGTTTTATCGTCTTTACGAAAAAAACGATAAAGTCTTACAAAGTGGCTCGATTGGAAAGCGTTCACCCGATGCTGGACGGCAAAGGGAGTTTTCTGAAAGCGCGGGAAAATGGCGGTCTGCGCCAAAAGTTAGTAGCTGAACGTAAAACCAGTTGGCTCGAAATCGGTTGTGGCGGCACCTTCGACGAAAATTTTACCTACGTTGATCTTTTCCCGGAAACGGTAGTCAGCCAAAAAGGACGCTACTTTCGGATGGATATGGTTAACGCCACCGACTCTGCACTGGAACGGCTCGGCAAGTTCGACCTGATCCGGATGCAGCATGTATTTGAGCATTTTACGCCAGAATCTGGTCGGGTTGTGCTCGACAACTGCGCCAAGTTGCTCAATAAAGGTGGTTACGTGCTTATTTCCACGCCCGATCTGAAAAAGTACATTGAGTTTTACCTGTCGGGGCAGATTCGCGAAAATTACGATTGGGCTTTGAATCGAATTCCGAAAGATAGTCCCAATAGTTTCTATTTCTCAATTTTCTCGCATAGCCTGCCTTTTGAGAAACATGAGTGGTGTTATGATGCCGAGGGGCTCATTTATCAGCTGGAACAATCGGGCCTATTCACAAACATTCGTGAAATCACGTTAGACAATGAATTGGCGAATATTCCATTCACGCACAACAGACCCAATGAGGATGTGTGTGTGATTGCTCAACTGAAATCGATTTAA
- a CDS encoding glycosyltransferase: MLVYIDPQTDTDYTAFYIKGLYDRFGKANVSFSGQYFTGLKPNRTLKFILDDNGVVHKYVIDWGDDPSVAEADYAWCDYYGKINFNTKHTQPAYHPKIISLAPGFGIKLWSHSGSAYYGLSNLFKARKDVSNVKKFLSNYYKQAKQLPLNAYKPLKTSTNYIYSLNTLWNSDEWINNDATVNRYRANFMKACKSIPDLQFEGGFVYSQIKNTNPEFQTLVIDADWIPKSTYINKISASVLVFNTPAWALCHGWKLGEYLALGKAIISTPLSNELPSPLEHGKHIHIVSGEEDAIREAITLLIRNPDYRADLERNAYDYFCEYVSPIQSIKLLTQTEQINLVVGSSYTLK; encoded by the coding sequence ATGCTTGTATATATTGACCCTCAAACGGATACGGATTATACGGCCTTCTACATTAAAGGGTTGTATGATCGCTTTGGCAAAGCGAATGTGTCTTTTTCCGGTCAGTATTTTACAGGACTGAAACCCAATCGAACCCTGAAATTTATTCTTGACGATAACGGAGTTGTTCACAAGTACGTGATCGATTGGGGCGATGATCCGTCTGTGGCCGAAGCAGATTATGCCTGGTGTGATTACTATGGAAAAATTAATTTCAATACGAAGCACACCCAGCCCGCGTATCATCCTAAAATTATTTCGTTAGCACCAGGGTTTGGTATCAAATTATGGAGCCATTCAGGAAGTGCGTATTATGGCTTGTCTAACTTATTCAAAGCAAGGAAGGACGTTAGTAACGTAAAAAAATTCCTCTCTAACTATTACAAACAGGCTAAACAACTGCCGTTAAATGCCTACAAGCCACTGAAAACCAGCACTAATTACATATACTCACTCAATACACTCTGGAATAGCGACGAATGGATAAATAACGACGCTACTGTTAATCGATACAGAGCAAATTTTATGAAAGCCTGTAAATCAATACCTGATTTGCAATTTGAAGGAGGGTTTGTCTATAGTCAGATCAAAAACACAAATCCTGAATTTCAAACGCTGGTAATTGATGCGGACTGGATACCGAAAAGCACGTATATCAATAAAATAAGTGCGTCGGTACTGGTTTTTAACACTCCTGCCTGGGCGTTATGTCATGGCTGGAAATTAGGTGAATATTTAGCGCTCGGGAAAGCCATAATCTCGACGCCCCTTAGCAATGAACTACCGTCACCACTTGAACATGGTAAACATATCCATATCGTATCGGGGGAGGAAGATGCCATTCGGGAGGCTATCACATTGCTTATCAGGAATCCTGATTATAGGGCAGATCTTGAAAGAAATGCTTATGACTATTTCTGTGAGTACGTATCACCAATTCAATCGATCAAGTTGTTAACCCAAACGGAACAAATAAACTTGGTTGTGGGTAGTTCATATACGCTAAAATGA
- a CDS encoding FkbM family methyltransferase gives MTFRHVDFRLLKKLNLLNYLNVARSISFSGHKLAIPVINSLGYPNLFLKPNWLYSIINELFDTDNEGFVDVGANIGQTLIAVKTAKHQIHYVGFEPSISCCYYLKKLIRINGFADCQIYNFALSDELKETYLETNGEADPTGSIVSALRPSFFKQRESIFSIDHDRLHLDQKITCVKIDVEGGELETLLGMQNLIRRDRPYILCEILDSFSDDVLAFTQERADRVCDTLKKHDYSIIQIVQNEATGQIISFNEIDGINICQWRKESLQLNDYIFYPVEKRKGVIEILARLSH, from the coding sequence ATGACCTTCCGGCATGTCGATTTCAGGCTACTCAAAAAGCTGAACCTGCTGAACTATCTGAATGTGGCCAGGAGCATTTCGTTCAGCGGACATAAACTAGCTATTCCTGTTATAAATAGTTTAGGCTATCCGAATCTGTTTCTGAAACCGAATTGGCTTTATTCGATCATCAACGAGCTTTTTGACACTGACAACGAAGGTTTTGTGGACGTTGGGGCCAACATCGGACAGACACTCATTGCCGTTAAAACGGCTAAACACCAGATTCACTACGTAGGTTTTGAACCAAGTATTTCATGCTGTTACTACCTGAAGAAGCTGATTCGCATTAATGGCTTTGCTGACTGCCAGATATATAATTTCGCGCTCTCCGATGAATTAAAAGAAACGTATCTGGAGACAAACGGTGAAGCCGATCCGACGGGCTCCATTGTATCGGCCCTACGCCCATCTTTTTTCAAACAGCGCGAATCGATCTTTTCGATAGATCATGACCGCTTACACCTTGATCAAAAAATTACCTGCGTCAAAATCGATGTGGAAGGCGGTGAATTGGAAACACTGTTGGGAATGCAGAATCTGATACGGCGAGATAGACCCTATATACTCTGCGAAATCCTGGATAGCTTCAGTGATGATGTCCTGGCATTTACTCAGGAACGAGCAGATCGGGTATGTGATACCCTTAAGAAGCACGATTATTCGATCATTCAGATCGTTCAGAATGAAGCGACCGGCCAGATTATTTCATTCAACGAAATTGATGGCATCAATATATGCCAGTGGCGAAAAGAAAGTTTACAGCTAAATGACTACATTTTTTATCCCGTAGAAAAGCGAAAGGGTGTAATCGAAATTCTGGCCAGACTCAGTCACTGA
- a CDS encoding glycosyltransferase family 2 protein, whose product MFSVVIPLYNKASYVEKAVESVLCQTFSDFELIVVNDGSTDSSVEKLARFTDDRLKLINQSNTGVSGARNKGVKHARFDYIAFLDADDWWHERFLEEMNALITQFSDAGLYGSNYFVVKNGVNTPAQVGVEAGFEMGYINYFKVYARTFWVPLNCSFVVVKKSVFEQEKGFNEHLRFGEDLDLWIRIALTHKVGYVNKFLANSNQDAETTNRALGTDKFWNKKEHVTFNISHLADQEQTQPNLKTLLDGLRVRSLVAYRLNDWYPEEVRAIMSRVDLSAQPLFYRFVYQWPRPIINVYFRAKQYGSYLKQMLLRRFYSYVHAR is encoded by the coding sequence ATGTTCTCCGTAGTTATTCCACTTTACAATAAAGCCAGCTATGTGGAAAAAGCAGTCGAATCCGTACTATGCCAAACGTTTTCGGATTTCGAGCTGATCGTGGTCAACGATGGATCAACAGATAGCAGTGTCGAAAAATTAGCCCGATTTACCGACGATCGACTTAAGCTGATCAATCAATCGAACACCGGCGTTTCCGGGGCTCGAAATAAGGGGGTTAAACACGCCCGGTTCGATTATATCGCCTTTCTTGATGCCGATGATTGGTGGCACGAGCGTTTTCTGGAAGAAATGAATGCCCTGATTACGCAATTCTCAGACGCGGGACTATATGGCTCCAATTACTTCGTCGTAAAAAACGGAGTGAATACGCCTGCTCAGGTTGGGGTTGAGGCTGGTTTCGAAATGGGTTATATCAACTACTTCAAGGTGTATGCCCGAACGTTTTGGGTTCCGCTGAATTGCTCGTTTGTCGTTGTGAAAAAATCGGTTTTTGAGCAGGAAAAAGGTTTTAATGAACACCTTAGATTCGGCGAAGACCTCGATTTGTGGATACGGATCGCATTAACCCACAAAGTTGGCTATGTCAATAAATTCCTGGCCAACTCGAATCAGGATGCGGAAACGACTAATCGGGCACTCGGCACAGACAAGTTCTGGAACAAAAAAGAGCATGTTACATTTAATATCAGTCATTTAGCCGATCAGGAGCAGACTCAGCCCAACTTAAAAACGCTACTGGATGGCCTGCGCGTCAGATCATTAGTGGCTTATCGGCTCAATGATTGGTATCCGGAAGAGGTTCGGGCAATTATGAGCCGTGTTGATCTGAGTGCCCAGCCGCTATTTTATCGATTTGTCTATCAATGGCCACGGCCAATTATCAACGTCTATTTTCGGGCGAAACAATACGGTTCCTATTTGAAGCAGATGTTGCTTCGGCGTTTTTATAGCTACGTTCACGCTCGGTAA
- the wecB gene encoding non-hydrolyzing UDP-N-acetylglucosamine 2-epimerase, whose product MKKKILLVFGTRPEAIKMAPLVKTFQKHSDRFDVSVCTTGQHREMLDQVLTLFDIKTDYDLNIMQHQQDLYDVTSRILIGMREVLQQSAPDIVLVHGDTVTALSVSLAAFYQKIAIGHVEAGLRTFNRYSPWPEEMNRRLTTQLATFHFAPTRLAQENLLAEKVKENCIQITGNTVIDALQLAVEKISGSASMKHDLDAQLSEAGYNPGRLTKNRRLILITGHRRENFGDGFVEICQALKTLAEAYPAVDFVYPVHLNPNVQVPVRKLLRESANRNIFLIPPLGYLPFVYLMKESYLLLTDSGGIQEEAPGLGKPVLVMRDTTERPEAVEAGTVRLVGANAQCIVSSVRELLNNVNEYRKMTSAHNPYGDGHASERIVDFLTQTSS is encoded by the coding sequence TTGAAGAAAAAAATACTGCTTGTTTTTGGCACACGTCCTGAAGCCATAAAAATGGCCCCTTTGGTAAAAACATTCCAAAAGCATTCAGATCGATTCGACGTTTCAGTATGCACTACGGGGCAGCACCGCGAAATGCTCGATCAGGTATTGACATTATTCGACATCAAGACCGATTACGACCTGAACATCATGCAACATCAACAGGATTTGTATGATGTAACCTCTCGAATATTGATCGGAATGCGGGAGGTGTTGCAGCAGTCTGCTCCAGATATTGTGCTTGTTCACGGCGATACGGTTACGGCCCTGTCGGTTTCGTTAGCTGCTTTTTATCAAAAAATAGCCATCGGCCACGTTGAAGCTGGCCTACGGACCTTCAACCGATATAGCCCGTGGCCTGAAGAAATGAACCGTCGACTGACGACTCAGCTAGCTACCTTCCATTTCGCACCAACACGACTGGCTCAGGAAAACCTACTGGCGGAAAAAGTAAAGGAAAATTGCATTCAGATCACGGGCAATACCGTAATCGACGCTTTGCAGTTAGCGGTTGAAAAGATCAGTGGTAGCGCTTCGATGAAACATGATCTGGATGCTCAGCTAAGTGAAGCCGGATACAACCCTGGCAGACTGACGAAAAACAGACGATTAATACTGATTACGGGACACCGCCGGGAGAACTTTGGCGATGGCTTCGTGGAGATTTGTCAGGCACTAAAGACATTGGCAGAAGCCTACCCAGCCGTTGACTTTGTCTATCCTGTTCATTTGAACCCCAATGTTCAGGTTCCAGTCAGGAAACTGCTTCGCGAATCGGCTAATCGCAACATTTTCCTGATACCGCCTTTGGGCTACTTACCTTTTGTGTATCTGATGAAGGAGTCCTACTTATTGTTGACCGATAGTGGTGGTATTCAGGAAGAGGCTCCTGGACTGGGAAAACCAGTACTGGTCATGCGCGACACAACCGAGCGACCGGAGGCTGTCGAGGCTGGAACCGTAAGGCTTGTCGGTGCCAATGCCCAATGTATTGTTTCCAGCGTTCGTGAACTGCTCAACAATGTCAACGAATACCGAAAGATGACGAGTGCGCATAACCCCTATGGCGACGGTCATGCGTCGGAACGAATTGTTGATTTCCTGACTCAGACGTCCAGTTAG
- a CDS encoding glycosyltransferase family 32 protein — MADRCICSWKQFLPNYELRLWNEDSFDINSVPYVKEAYQARKFAFVTDYVRLYALHQFGGIYLDTDVEVLKSLDDLLHLPAFSGFESDHEIPTGIMASEQHNEWASEQLRYYAGRHFLRPDGSYDMTTNVEIISGSMAANGFMLKNSYQIYKGCMHIFPKDYFCPKSRSGIITISPNTYCIHHFEGSWQPVGSKLKKYIFQKIIGPTITDKLVNLKRSLLSRK, encoded by the coding sequence ATGGCAGACCGATGCATCTGCTCCTGGAAACAGTTTCTGCCCAATTATGAGCTTCGACTCTGGAACGAAGATTCGTTCGATATCAATAGTGTGCCATACGTAAAAGAGGCTTACCAGGCTCGCAAATTCGCATTTGTTACTGATTACGTCCGTTTGTACGCGCTTCATCAGTTCGGCGGTATCTATCTCGATACCGATGTTGAAGTGCTGAAAAGCCTGGATGATCTCTTGCATTTGCCCGCCTTCTCCGGTTTTGAAAGTGACCATGAGATTCCTACCGGCATCATGGCGAGCGAACAGCATAATGAATGGGCCAGTGAGCAGCTGCGGTACTATGCAGGCAGGCACTTTCTACGCCCTGATGGTTCGTATGATATGACGACCAACGTAGAAATAATTTCGGGTAGCATGGCCGCCAATGGTTTTATGCTGAAAAATAGCTACCAGATCTATAAAGGCTGTATGCATATTTTCCCTAAAGATTATTTCTGCCCGAAATCGCGATCCGGGATAATTACAATCAGCCCGAACACGTATTGCATTCATCATTTTGAAGGGTCGTGGCAGCCAGTAGGGAGTAAGCTCAAAAAATATATCTTTCAAAAGATTATTGGCCCAACTATCACTGACAAACTGGTCAACCTTAAGCGATCTCTTTTGTCCCGTAAATGA
- a CDS encoding ArnT family glycosyltransferase, with product MLPPLWILFGFLEVICFFYFLNTLTKQWNKISGKHFEKKLFWTSFWIRIAWVLFSFFFYTAMSGMPFEFEAGDSKGYHGEAMWLLGLAQDGKLEQYRIYIGKNYSDMGYPVYLALIYSVFGDNILIPRLIKVVLGTYICLFTYKIARNNFGESTGRIAGIMTMLVPNLIYYCGLHLKETEMVFLVVCFIYLADKILRSRKLTLTAIVWLALIGAALFFFRTVLAVCLISSIMLAALFTSQRVSALGKRIGLIVMLIGGIFFLATTPLVDNVNLYLRLRNKNQANQMKNYAIHRDKGQTNKLAVYGSRSVFLPFMIMAPFPTLINIPDQPNAMMMAGAYFTRNVYAFFVFMALLALYKRKKLSEHVLLLAFTASYIFVLASSGFALSERFHLPLIPFLLIFSAYGISQMNQYNKKYYLPYLVFIVLVVIGWNWFKIAGRS from the coding sequence ATGCTCCCCCCTTTGTGGATTTTGTTTGGCTTTCTGGAAGTCATTTGTTTCTTCTATTTTCTGAACACGCTAACTAAACAATGGAACAAAATCTCTGGTAAGCATTTTGAAAAGAAATTGTTCTGGACTTCATTCTGGATTCGAATTGCCTGGGTTTTATTTAGTTTTTTCTTTTATACGGCCATGTCGGGGATGCCGTTCGAGTTCGAAGCAGGTGACTCCAAAGGGTATCATGGGGAAGCGATGTGGCTTCTTGGTTTAGCGCAGGATGGAAAGTTGGAGCAATACAGAATTTATATTGGTAAGAACTACTCCGATATGGGTTATCCTGTTTATTTAGCCCTGATCTATTCCGTTTTCGGCGACAATATATTGATCCCTCGCCTGATCAAAGTTGTACTGGGAACCTACATATGCTTATTTACGTACAAGATCGCCCGAAATAATTTTGGCGAATCTACTGGTCGAATTGCTGGCATTATGACCATGCTGGTTCCTAATTTGATTTATTACTGTGGCTTGCATCTGAAAGAAACAGAAATGGTTTTTCTTGTTGTCTGTTTTATCTACTTAGCCGATAAAATTCTTCGTTCGCGTAAACTGACCCTTACTGCCATAGTCTGGCTGGCTTTAATCGGGGCTGCACTTTTCTTTTTTCGAACGGTTTTGGCAGTCTGTCTGATCTCTTCGATTATGCTGGCGGCATTGTTCACTTCTCAGCGTGTTTCAGCTTTGGGGAAACGTATAGGGCTTATCGTTATGTTGATTGGTGGTATTTTCTTTCTGGCAACGACCCCACTGGTCGATAACGTTAATTTGTACCTAAGACTGAGAAACAAGAACCAGGCCAATCAAATGAAGAACTATGCAATTCACAGGGACAAAGGTCAGACTAATAAGCTGGCCGTTTATGGCTCCCGTAGCGTATTTCTTCCCTTTATGATTATGGCCCCTTTTCCTACTCTTATAAACATTCCGGATCAGCCGAATGCCATGATGATGGCAGGCGCTTATTTCACACGAAATGTGTATGCTTTCTTTGTGTTTATGGCGCTGTTGGCTCTCTACAAACGCAAAAAACTTAGTGAACACGTATTACTACTGGCCTTTACGGCCTCCTACATTTTTGTACTGGCTTCCAGCGGCTTTGCATTGTCGGAGCGGTTTCACCTGCCATTGATTCCGTTCTTACTAATCTTTTCGGCCTATGGAATTTCGCAGATGAACCAGTATAATAAAAAATATTACCTTCCTTATCTGGTGTTTATAGTACTTGTCGTCATCGGCTGGAACTGGTTCAAAATAGCGGGGCGGTCATAG